The Caenorhabditis elegans chromosome I genome includes the window CAAAACTTCCACTCCGTAAGATCctcgaaaatgttttataaacACGAAATAAGCCATTCAGAGTCAGCACGAACTATTCAACTGTGTCAAAAACGATTTCAATGCAAAAAGAAGTCGAGAAGAACCCCAACAGCGCAGAGGACTTCAATGTTAATCGAAAGAaaacttcgaaatttcaaatttcaaaagaatctGTAGCAGTTGAAATGAAACcagatttcaagaaaaataaagatgTTGGCGGCAAAAAGGAAAAAGCAAAATCAGCGGAAAAACCGAACAAGAAAGAAATCACTCCGCCACAAACCATCAAGAAAACGTCAATGGAGAAGGCTGGAAAGGAAGAAGATGTGAAGTGTGATGAGGAAGTTTCAAGAAATAATATGGAAAGATCTGATCGAActcttcatttttcgaagaaaatgaTTCGTGGCCCCGTGAAGCCTGAAGAACAGATGGAAGTCGAACCAACTCCGTTATCTTGGAAAGGAGGACCATGAAACTtgattgaataaattttattatgaaaaaagtgaaaatatgcaattaaataacacaaaaaaacgCATAAGattcaaagaaaacaaaaaatttcgaaagaaaaatcaattcgaAAAGTTTCGCGTACATTGCATGTCAATTGACGCAAAAGTGCACACATTATTTGTTACCGTACCTTTGttgttctcattttttgaaagtcaccGCTTCGATCCTCACCATGAGCATAATCGGATTTTCCGTATATTTAATGtttataaacaatttttaaataatatatttaattttatgtaaTTAAATTTGCGTTTTCCGTTGTAAATAGTGCGAGATACGGTACGCGAAAAAAGTACGCAAGTGCACACATTATCTTTTACCGTACCTTTGATCTTCACAGATTTGCTCTACGATTTTGGAAGAGCgcgaaattttgtatttttccgcTCAGCGAAATTGTTTTCTGGTATGCGCatccgaaatttttctttcttttttctcctaGAAAATCGGTTTTTGTTCGTTTAGGTGCTTTAATAGTGTTTTTCGCAGTTATTTTATGGAATCGCCCGCATACTCGACTAATTTCCATTTCGTTTCCTcctaaaatctttttttctgtcTCTTCTGCTCTTAAATAATTATTAGCTTAAGCTCATTAATTTTCCAGGTATGGCGTTGAACAGCGAAGTGATGTTCCGCGAGCAAATCAACGCGATGCGCTCACAAGCTGGCCGGAAGCGTGCGACGTCGCTTCAAAGCTTCTGCTCCGGAAACACCGACGACTCCTCGGCGGATAGCACCGATAACATGGATATGATGGTGGATTATCCTCAACAAAAGGGAGTGAGCTGCATGAGAGCCAGATTCAACAGCGAAAGCACGCTCAGCAAGAGTTTCCGGAAGAAAGTGAAGAAGCTCGCTCAGAAGGACAGGTATTTTGAGATTCTTAAGtattagaaaattaatattctaTGTTGCAGAAGATCCAAGGAGCGTCTGAACGGAAACTCGGAAGAGGATGCGATTGAAGTCCCACGTGGTGCTCCGTCTACTTATGCAGCTCCATCGAAATTGCGGAAATCCAAAGCTCTCGACTGTCTTGTCTCCGAGAAACCAAAGGACGAAGGAAGACGCGAGGATTCCGGGCATGGAGCCGACATTGAGATGGCAAAGGGACACTTCAACAATGTTCGGATGAAAGTGTTTGCCGCCCGAACTGCGATGCAAGTGGAGCCGGCGTTGGTCATGAAGACTCGGAAAGCATTGGAGATGAAGAATGCTGTCCTAGAAAATCATCAATCGCCAGGAGCTTTCTCTCTTCATGCAGCCTACAAAATTGCAGCTTCTGCAGAATCCCGTGTTGGATCGATTACTCCATGCAATAAGAAGGTGACAAAGGAAGCAATGGCTAATTTGATTCGTTCAAGTTATGATGACACCGAGATCACTCAAGAGCTGCTTTTCTCTTCAAAGTTCGACACGAAATGGAAGGGTCGATACACAGACATCTACATGCGTCGGGATGAGAATGGAAAGAAGCCAAAGCGTCCAGTGAACGGTCAAGGATGGGTGATGCCGTTGAAAAGCATCTGTGAGAAGTTCGGAATCAACTCAACTTTCTTCACAAATCATCGCATCGATCTGAAATCCGCAAGAGATCAGGTGCTTCTGATGCGCCTTCTTTCACATGATCAAACCAGCACATGGATTTCGGATATTCATCCAGAAGCCGTCAAGAATGAGACAATGGCTGAATACCTACTTCGTGAACTCGACGCTTCTACGATGCAAAAGCGAGTTCAAGCTTTCAAGGCAAATGTTCTTGCTGACAGAGACCGAGTTCGTGTTGCTGGACAGtgtaagaaaataaattattattttccttaattaattaactttttttcagtctaCAACAACATTCGAATCGGAAAGCGGATGTTTGGAGCAGCGAGAAAAGCGAAGTATCTGTCAACCATCATCGGAGGAATGGAGCGACGCTTTGAAATCCTCGAGAACTCGGTCAACCACATCCCATTCACTCACTCAGCTTCAGACAACAACCAGGAAAAGTGCCGTAATCCACGTGTTCACTGCAAGGATTCCACTCGAATCGCTCTCCAATTCCCACGCGGTCAGTATCTCGGAGATTTCATTCACGCAAATCGGATTTCTGGAAAGCCGCTGTTCAATGAGTTCATCATGACTCAAGCTCCAATGAAGAACACCGTTGATGATTTTTGGAGAATGGTTTGGCAGGAGGAAGTTCCATACATTGTGATGCTAACCAGCAGAAAGGAACCGGAAAGATGTGAATATTACTGGCCAAAATCTCCGTCGGATCCCGCCGTTACTGTTCCTGGTGGACTTCGAATCGAGAACTTTGGTGTCTATCAAGCTCCAGACCCATTGTTCCGTGTCACTCATCTTCGTCTCATTGGACCGGATCGCGAGGAACGTCACGTGGAACATTGGCAAGGAGACGTGAACAATTCATCGAATATGTACTCTCCATTAAATATTCTTCGTTTACTTCGCAACGCGTCGAAGCCAGTCGTTATCCATGATCATTTGGGAGTTTCTAGAGCGGCTTGTCTTGTTGCTGCCGAGATTGCCATTTGCAGTTTGCTCCGAGGGCCAACTTACAAGGTTTGTATCAGAATTTAGTGACTTTTTAAGTTGGAAATGGTGAAATCAATTCaattaaacacattttcagtACCCAGTACAACGAGCTGTCCAATTTCTTCGTCAGCGCCGTCCATTCAGCATCGAGACTCCCATGCAGTACATCTTTGTGCATCGTCTTGTTGCATTCTTCTTCCGTGACGTCATTGGAAGTGCAAAGGAGTTGGATGTCGATTATGAAAGATGGCTCCAAGAACGATCCGAACGCATGTTCCTTGATGATCTTGCTGCTCCAATTCCTGGCTATCGTTTGCTGTCTCCAAGAGCAGATCCAGACATTGTTCGAATGGTTGGAAGACCGGAACGACCAAACTACAGACGgtatgttttattttacatatttaaaaaattattcgaattgAATTAATTCtctttctaaaaatgttttatttttcagtgaggCACCCGATTGCGTTGGAGAGATGCCAAACAAGGTGGCGACTGTCGACGGGATCCTTTCACCAGCGAAGAGCGTCTTCGAATTCTAATTATCATGTATACTAAACCTCCACTcactattattatttttatttagaacATTCTGTGAAATATTGCATGATACTGtataaaatgcattttaacTGTCAACTAATGTTTACGAATTCAACaccgaaattaaaaatggattttttgttttgttaaattaGGAATTGAATTTACAGATTGGAAGATCTTTTGGGTATATGGTTCTTGACTGTCGAAGTGGATATGAAAGAGACCCGGCGAATCGGGGGGATTGCTGGCGGCGGGGGATCCGGATCGGGGGGATTGCCACGCCCATAGAACCgtgcggaaattcaaatttcctccgcacagttaatttttttctaagtcTTTCAATCCCTAACATCTctcaacttttgttttttgaaaccgTGCGGAAgttgcgaaatttgaattaccgcacGGCTATATGGGCGTGGCCAATCCCCCCGATTGGGGTCCCCCGCCGCCGGCAATCCCCCCGATTCGTCGGGTCTATGAAGCTCATGTCGCGTGCCTACAGACCCAGTTAGAACATGTTTTAACAGTCAACTACGGTTTAAGAATTCAAAACTTAATTGGTTATACCAGCTTAAAAAGAAACAGAACAGAATCGTCGAGGACaagaaatagaaaatagtTACAACAAAACAAGGACCCTGTCGACAAGAGAAAATGATattgaaaatgagtttttttttatcagtttGTTAAGGGAATAAGGAATATAAATAGAGAAGAAAGCTGTGGCAAGTGAAAATATAGGAATTGAGTTTCAGAAAGTTAATTCGAAGATCTATTATTCGGCAAAAGTTCATGATTCTCGACGGTATCATTGTAGATCGGAACCATTTCTTGTTCAAAAACCGGATTGTTGAACGATCCTcgctgaaatgttttttatttaaatgtcCTAAAACTTgctgaaataaagaaaaaaggcTTACATCGTGAGATGAGACAAGACTCGTATTTTGGGTGACTAGTTCGATGCCGCCTTCATCGATCAAATATGCAGGATTACTGAACTGATCGACAGGTGCACCTTGATTTTGAAGTGGATTATGACGGAATTGACGGAAAACTGCGAATCTGTAGAAAATAGTTATGAGGAGAAAGTTTAAAGAAATAATGTCTTACCTGTTGGAacgatttgcaaaaattccaacaacGATGACTATGGTGACAAGGATAATGGCAAGGACGACgaatgattctgaaaatttgacatgtggcattttttttggtaagttAAATGCAGGCCAATTTGTGTTCTAACGACTTGTTGCATTTAATATAATTTCCTTGTTATTTGAATTGTTATCTGAATGTTACTTGAATTCACGCAAATCTTAAAGGCGCGTACACAAAGCTGGGCTTAATAAATGCAGAGCGCGACGAGACCAGTTTAAATAAATGTGCACTCTTGCATAGTTTAAAACCGGTTTTATAGTGCGAAAATGTccaaatacttttttgaaatttttcacatagaatcaaaaaatggcaattactcagttttcacctattATAATTtggaagttgaaatttttttcaatgatttttataCTTCAATTGCGCTTCAATTGTACCATTTTAACTTTGTAGAGGTTTGAACCTGCATTAATTATGGGGTTATTccagtagtgtcggaaaattaaaaagtgtatttaaatacactttttcattttccgacacagttgaataaccccatttctcaaaaaaggcaatttttttggaaaatttaggcaattttccaaatttttttgtgtacaCAGTTAGACTAAATTCCCACTGACGCTACTGCatcttcaaatatttcaaattataaaaaaaaaactaacttatCCAACCACTGTCATCATCACTGAATATTACAGCATGTTGATGAATGCGATATTGGCACCGATCTCCAATAAACGCTTGATAGCATTCACATTGTGGCTCAAAGTACTCATCCAGCGTACAATTTCCATCGTGAAGACAAAAGTTTTCACAGGCATTCGAGCTGCACAGTAGGCCCTTGAAACCTGGAGAACATAGGCATGTTGGTGAAGTTCTATTGGCACTTGGGTCGGGTTTCAGGCAATATCCTCCATTTTTGCATTCCAGTTGATGGCAGGATGTGGCAGTGATCTTCTCGCAGTACTCGCCACCAAGGCCTTGTGGACATTGGCAAATTACAGTTCCAGATGGTTTTTTGATGCATTTGGCTTCATTGGAGCACTCACTACATTTGGTCTCCTGCTCACATCGGAGCCCCTTGAAACCTGGCTTACAATCACATTCGAAATGTGTTCCATTTGTGATTGTGCATTTCGAGTTGTTCGTGCAATAGTCATCACACTGGACGGGAACATCACATCTAGGCCCGGCGAATCTTGGCAAACACTTGCATTTACCTGGATAGCCGGGAGTATCCAAACATCTTCCTCCGTTGTGACACCAGTTTGGCTGCTTTTGACAGATTGGCGAGCAATCCGTGTTGTGAGCCGCTGCGTTTTGCTCACAAGAGCATGTTATAGGATCCATTGGCTTGGTGATATCATATGTGCATTTTGAGCCGAATGGACAAGCATCTTTACACAAGTATTCTTCACAATGATCGCCTGTGAAGCCCGATGGGCAGATGCAATGAGGTAGGGAACGATTTGAATTGGCATAGGAACAAAATCCACCATTCAAACACTCGTGCCCAACACAATTCTGACACCGATTTCCAGTCAATCCATCTCCACAGCTACATCTTAGATTCAACGGACCCTCCCCATCACATGCTCCACCAGAGAAGCAGTGCCCATAGCAGACCTTGGCATCGGCCTTATGTCTACAGTGTGGTCCCGTCCATCCCTTGTCACATTCGCAGAAGCTGTAGGATCGGCAGTGAGGTTCATCTTTGGGGCATGGAACGGTTTTGCAAGACCCCCGAGGACCACATACTCCTTCACAAACGTTTGTTGCGCAGCTGGATTGAGTGTAGTTTGAGGGGCAGTGACAGACAACATTTGTTGTTGATCCGAATTCTTGAACTGCACATGTCTCGCCATTCCAGCAAGTCTCAGAACATTCgttgatctgaaattgttgattAAATACAGTctggttttcgaaaaaacaaaattgaattcacGCTTTGAAGACGTCATATTTTGAAGTGAAATAAAGCTAAAACATCTCTCACTGCAGAAATAAAATTAGCTTCCATCTATGGAAAACCATATTCCATCTCCGATTTATCAAAatcattttatgaaaaatcataatCCAGCTATGGAAGATTCGAATCAACATATAAATATATCAGACTTCCAAAGTTAAAGTTAAAGAGTCTTCATCTGTGTGATAATTAAAAGATCAGATTCCACCTACGGCATCCGATTTCCAATCTTTCAAATGTGTGATTCTATACTTTTGTGACGACTTTCAGTGCCAGGTACCTATTATTTGCTTTCTTGCGACCGCAAAAATGCAAATCTGATGGGAATTTGAATATCAAAATACCACtccaaaaagcaaaaagaactttcaggcaaaaaaaaaaacaaaaataaattctcacCTCACACTGCCTTCCGTAAAAACCTGGCGGACAAACGCACGTCTTCTGGGGACTGCATCCGGCATTGTTGTAGCAGAAGTAATCTCCGcattctgtaatttttcaattttttttcaacacatTTTCGAGACTTACGAGAAGCCTCCTGATCTTTTTCTCTCAGTTGCATGCACTTCTTTGTGGAGACTTCGAAGAATCTTCCTGGACCACACAGGCATTTGGGAATTagaattccatttttctgaaattaaagtttaagTTTAAAACTATTATAACAAACAAAACTCACATCTTGATCTGGAACACAAACTGTGTTAGATGGGCAATAGTCTGATTGACATGGATTTTTCTGATGTGTGATGTGTGATACGGTATGCTTGGCAGGATGCGCGACTCGGATTTGAATTCGTGGCGAAACCTCTCGAATTTTCTGCACATACTTGTTGGTTTTTCCAGTAAACTTGTGCATTCGATGAATCGATCCTTGTCTGGTAATGAGATAGATGTAACCTCCGAGAACATCCATTGTAACCGGTGTGTCTCCAAGTTCAAACTTTCTAACGGTTCTTCGATCTCTTCCATCAAAAGATACAGTTTCAATAGTTCTCTTAAGTACATCTATCCAGTATAATCgctcatttgaaaaatctaaaaccaTCGATGTCGGCtcgaaaatatttctttcaaCGAGCGCCTTATGAGGTTGCGATCCAGTTTTAAATGGCTGAGCAATAGGTTTTCCATCGAGATTTGCAGAAAGAATTCTTGGAACAGGGGCAGAAGTTGTCCAAAAAATGAGTCGTTTGATGGGATCAACAGCAAGAGAATTGATAGTTCCAGTTGAGTTAACAATCAATGTTCGGGTACTTGTATCTTTCGCTTTTGCCACATAAATATTCGCCTGCCGATCAAACAAGACTCCACGATTTTGTTCACTGCTCTCCGTGAAATAGACATTATTGTGCATAAAGTCATACGTTATGAGGCCTGCGGTGCTTTCTTCTTCACCCCAAGACCCTATCAATCCATCTGACCATTTTTTAGATCGAATATCGACACGGGAATTTCCGATTCCAACAGTATACATTAGTGTTGTACGGAAAACATCGTAGCCAAAGTCGATTCCTCCAGGAATTAGATTCATTTTGATATTAAACACTGGTCGGAGAACTGATACTTGTGAATTTTCTAATGACATCAAATGCAAACGATTTCCATTTGTAATGAACATTTCTGCAGACTTGGACAATGGCTCAC containing:
- the T21E3.2 gene encoding uncharacterized protein (Confirmed by transcript evidence) translates to MACIFAELILFVVWTVMFISCSKTSQASKVEEKKPKTSSITTKTITSADLADKTDVSKTSTPVSTNYSTVSKTISMQKEVEKNPNSAEDFNVNRKKTSKFQISKESVAVEMKPDFKKNKDVGGKKEKAKSAEKPNKKEITPPQTIKKTSMEKAGKEEDVKCDEEVSRNNMERSDRTLHFSKKMIRGPVKPEEQMEVEPTPLSWKGGP
- the egg-4 gene encoding Inactive protein-tyrosine phosphatase egg-4 (Partially confirmed by transcript evidence), producing MALNSEVMFREQINAMRSQAGRKRATSLQSFCSGNTDDSSADSTDNMDMMVDYPQQKGVSCMRARFNSESTLSKSFRKKVKKLAQKDRRSKERLNGNSEEDAIEVPRGAPSTYAAPSKLRKSKALDCLVSEKPKDEGRREDSGHGADIEMAKGHFNNVRMKVFAARTAMQVEPALVMKTRKALEMKNAVLENHQSPGAFSLHAAYKIAASAESRVGSITPCNKKVTKEAMANLIRSSYDDTEITQELLFSSKFDTKWKGRYTDIYMRRDENGKKPKRPVNGQGWVMPLKSICEKFGINSTFFTNHRIDLKSARDQVLLMRLLSHDQTSTWISDIHPEAVKNETMAEYLLRELDASTMQKRVQAFKANVLADRDRVRVAGQFYNNIRIGKRMFGAARKAKYLSTIIGGMERRFEILENSVNHIPFTHSASDNNQEKCRNPRVHCKDSTRIALQFPRGQYLGDFIHANRISGKPLFNEFIMTQAPMKNTVDDFWRMVWQEEVPYIVMLTSRKEPERCEYYWPKSPSDPAVTVPGGLRIENFGVYQAPDPLFRVTHLRLIGPDREERHVEHWQGDVNNSSNMYSPLNILRLLRNASKPVVIHDHLGVSRAACLVAAEIAICSLLRGPTYKYPVQRAVQFLRQRRPFSIETPMQYIFVHRLVAFFFRDVIGSAKELDVDYERWLQERSERMFLDDLAAPIPGYRLLSPRADPDIVRMVGRPERPNYRREAPDCVGEMPNKVATVDGILSPAKSVFEF